A genomic region of Bdellovibrionales bacterium contains the following coding sequences:
- a CDS encoding TlyA family RNA methyltransferase: MRLDLWLVGQGLAPSRTKARELIKSGQVEICWKGRWTVMNLPHWGVPSGEEFLVRLVSPDLLKYVSRAGLKLEAALKRIDLSVEGITALDIGQSTGGFTDCLLQAGCKAVVGLDVGHGQLHPKIKADSRVVSFEGVNVRGIHLHPELSSSFNQAYGLVVIDVSFVSLTQVIPVVAKLMKKGAKALALVKPQFEVGAQNLTKRGVVRSRSEYDKVQVKIRNCAESENLKVLAYFESGLIGADGNQEFFIFLERNGE, from the coding sequence ATGCGATTGGATTTATGGCTGGTAGGACAAGGTCTGGCACCATCCAGGACCAAGGCACGGGAACTAATTAAATCTGGTCAAGTCGAAATCTGCTGGAAGGGCCGATGGACGGTTATGAATTTGCCTCACTGGGGAGTTCCATCGGGAGAGGAGTTTTTGGTCCGACTTGTTTCACCAGATTTACTCAAATATGTTTCTCGGGCTGGATTAAAATTGGAAGCAGCCTTAAAACGCATAGATCTATCCGTTGAAGGGATCACAGCGCTTGATATAGGTCAGTCAACTGGCGGCTTCACTGACTGCTTGTTGCAGGCAGGATGCAAGGCCGTAGTTGGACTCGATGTGGGGCATGGCCAACTTCATCCAAAAATTAAAGCAGATTCTCGGGTCGTGAGTTTTGAGGGAGTCAACGTAAGGGGGATTCACCTCCATCCCGAACTCTCTTCGAGTTTCAATCAGGCTTACGGGCTCGTCGTGATTGATGTGTCTTTTGTATCCCTCACTCAGGTCATACCCGTTGTTGCGAAATTGATGAAAAAAGGTGCAAAGGCCTTGGCTTTGGTAAAACCTCAATTTGAAGTCGGGGCACAGAATTTGACTAAACGCGGAGTGGTAAGATCTCGAAGTGAGTATGACAAGGTGCAGGTAAAAATTCGTAATTGTGCCGAATCTGAAAATCTGAAAGTGCTAGCTTATTTTGAAAGTGGTTTGATAGGAGCCGACGGGAATCAGGAATTTTTTATTTTTCTTGAGAGGAATGGGGAGTGA